AAAAGATTACCATCTCGTAAAAGAGCGTGGTTTGAAAGGTACCGATGGTTCATAACTTCTGATGGGCTCTTGGCCGTTGGTGGTAGAGATGCCACATCGAATACGATAATTATTCGAAGGTATATGATGGAGAATGATCTTGTCTTTCATGCCGATCTACAAGGCTCACCCTTCTTCTTACTCAAAGATTATCGTAATGGAATGGAGGGGAGTATTTTAGAAGTGGCCCAGGCCACTGTGAGTTATAGTCGGGCATGGAAAGAAGGTTTAACTTCTGCAGATGCCTACTGGGTCAGGCCCGATCAGGTAAAGAAGGCCGCACCGAGTGGCATGTATCTACCGAGGGGTAGCTTCATCATAGAGGGTAAAAGAAATTTTGTGAAGGGCGTTAGATTGGAGTTGGCGGTGGGTGTGAAGTGTGAAGGTGATTACCTTATCGTAATGGGCGGACCGCCATCTGCCATAAGGAAGAACTCACTCGCCTATGTTATAATTACGCCAGATAGATCAAAGTTATCAGATACCGCCAAATCGGTCAAGAGTGCCCTTTTAAACAACCTCCCCCCAAAATTCTTTGAAGAGATGAAGAGAATGTCATTAGATGAAATTATAAGGGTGCTTCCCGGTGGAGGAAGGATTTTACAATCGATGGTCGGTGAACAATCAAAGCAGAATGAGCAAAATCATTAAAAGTAGTGATACTAATAATTATTTGGAGGGTAAGTGGGCATAAGTGAGTGAACCGTTAATCCGAACGAAGATACTGGTTAGGGAGATCATGAATAGCCCCGTAGTGAGCGCCCATAAGGATGAGAGTGTCAAATCCTTGGCGATGAAGATGGCGAAGTCGAATGTGGGGAGTGTAATAATCATGGAGAGTGATAGGCATATTGGAATCGTGACCGATGGAGATATTGTAAAGAAGGTGGTGGCTAGAGGCTTAGATCCCGATAAGGTCGTTGCAGGTGAAATCATGTCCGAGCCTCTTCATACGATCGATGGTAATAAAGATATTACTGAGGCTGCACGAATAATGAGAAAGGTAGGTACAAAGAGGTTAGGCGTAACTTATAAAGACCGATTGGTAGGTGTGATATCGGTCTCTGATCTAACCGCAATCACACCCGAACTTTGTGAAATTATGTCAGAAAAGGCGAGGATCATGATGGGCGAATCCTTGAGATATAGAGGGTATGTCGTAGGTTACTGTGATCTATGTAATCAGTGGTCGGATTATTTACAAGAATTGGATGGAAAGTTTCTCTGTGAAGAATGTAGGGCTGAAGTTCAAAAGTAGTAATCTTCTAAATTCAATCTTTTTCAACGATTAGCCACATTCGATCTTAAAAAGCTGAACCGATCGAGTGTAAAGTATATATTTATTCGTATGATAACA
The nucleotide sequence above comes from Nitrososphaerales archaeon. Encoded proteins:
- a CDS encoding CBS domain-containing protein translates to MSEPLIRTKILVREIMNSPVVSAHKDESVKSLAMKMAKSNVGSVIIMESDRHIGIVTDGDIVKKVVARGLDPDKVVAGEIMSEPLHTIDGNKDITEAARIMRKVGTKRLGVTYKDRLVGVISVSDLTAITPELCEIMSEKARIMMGESLRYRGYVVGYCDLCNQWSDYLQELDGKFLCEECRAEVQK